Proteins from a single region of Desulfosporosinus sp. Sb-LF:
- a CDS encoding helix-turn-helix domain-containing protein: MAGEGIMLRVAREEKEWSLTYTEEITKIRVRYIQALEAEEYGVLPGTTYAKGYLRTYAKQLGLNPDEIIALFNESITSEPALVLEKSQMVVKSRPLWFRPTIIGSLAIVIIAFVIVIAGLNSRGQKIADTPYTMPPLPSAPQTETATSKPTTPTSTPTPTPSAPVTESTPQNVIAATMDGLTAQLVFTQPCWVVVQVDGHPSLQGTFSSGSSKEIKGTSKIELVTVGNAGGLSVTLNGRPYPSLGKEGQVVHNVVLTPDVLKSL, encoded by the coding sequence ATGGCAGGAGAAGGAATTATGCTCCGGGTCGCAAGGGAAGAAAAAGAATGGAGCTTAACGTACACAGAAGAAATCACGAAAATCCGCGTTCGCTATATTCAAGCACTAGAAGCAGAGGAATATGGAGTACTCCCTGGAACAACTTATGCCAAGGGATATTTACGAACCTATGCTAAACAACTGGGCTTAAACCCGGATGAAATCATCGCACTTTTTAATGAATCAATAACTTCAGAGCCCGCTCTTGTTCTGGAAAAGTCTCAAATGGTGGTAAAATCCCGACCATTGTGGTTTAGACCAACGATCATAGGGAGTTTGGCGATTGTGATTATTGCTTTCGTCATTGTGATCGCCGGATTGAACTCACGTGGGCAAAAAATCGCAGACACCCCATATACCATGCCACCCCTGCCGAGCGCACCGCAAACAGAGACTGCTACATCAAAACCTACTACACCAACATCAACACCCACACCTACTCCGAGTGCACCAGTGACGGAAAGCACACCACAAAATGTTATTGCAGCTACAATGGATGGTTTAACCGCACAGTTAGTTTTCACGCAACCCTGTTGGGTTGTAGTCCAGGTGGACGGCCATCCTTCGCTACAAGGGACGTTTTCATCTGGGTCAAGCAAAGAAATTAAAGGGACAAGTAAAATTGAACTAGTTACAGTTGGAAATGCAGGTGGTCTTTCGGTCACCTTAAACGGCAGACCATACCCGAGTTTGGGAAAGGAAGGCCAAGTTGTCCATAACGTTGTATTAACTCCAGACGTCTTAAAATCCCTGTAA
- a CDS encoding YajQ family cyclic di-GMP-binding protein: MAKDSSFDIVSKVDLPEVANAIQQAQKELAQRFDFKNSKSSIKLEEDKIILVSDDDFKLTNVIDILEGKLVKRGVSLKSLEYGKAQSAAGDTVKQEVKLVQGIAQEKSKLINKVLKDNKVKVVSSIQGDEIRVTGKNKDDLQAAIALLRKEDFGIELQFINYR, from the coding sequence TTGGCTAAAGATTCTTCATTCGATATTGTCTCAAAAGTAGATTTGCCTGAGGTGGCTAATGCAATTCAGCAAGCTCAGAAAGAGCTTGCGCAGAGGTTTGATTTTAAGAACAGTAAATCATCCATAAAGCTCGAAGAGGATAAGATTATATTGGTTTCAGATGATGATTTCAAGTTGACCAATGTCATTGATATTCTGGAGGGTAAACTTGTTAAGAGAGGAGTTTCTCTGAAATCGTTAGAATATGGGAAGGCACAATCGGCGGCCGGTGACACCGTTAAGCAGGAGGTAAAGTTAGTACAGGGGATCGCCCAAGAAAAGTCGAAGTTAATTAATAAAGTTTTAAAAGATAATAAAGTTAAAGTAGTTAGCTCGATTCAGGGCGATGAGATTCGTGTGACTGGCAAGAACAAAGATGACCTTCAAGCAGCCATTGCCCTACTACGTAAGGAAGACTTCGGAATCGAATTACAGTTCATCAACTATCGATAA
- a CDS encoding YgiQ family radical SAM protein, which yields MRIRNFLPMSRSDMEAIGWNELDFLLITGDAYVDHPSFGIAIIARILEKHDFRVGILAQPNWKDLKDFRVMGKPRLACLITGGNLDSMVNHYTAAKKRRHKDVYSPGGKPDLRPDRSTIAYTNRVREALPGVPVIIGGIEASLRRFAHYDYWSNDVRRSILLDSQADLLVFGMAEKSIVEVAQRLNNGEQIGQITDVRGTMVPLTGEAAPQEALVLPSFDEVASDKKKYAEAFWVQYNQQDPFHGKPMVQSHGRKSVLQNRPSLPLTQPEMDAIYALPFMGTYHPSYEELGGVPAIEEVEFSLTSVRGCYGACSFCALTFHQGRIIQSRSAESIIREAEQMTWNDRFKGYIHDVGGPTANFRRPACQKQLTKGACSHKQCLFPEPCDKLDNDHEEYLDLLRRLRGLPKVKKVFVRSGIRYDAVLADRNSRFIKELCEHHVSGQLKVAPEHVSDKVLRLMGKPGKAVYEEFVQQFQDVNHQIGKEQYLVPYLMSSHPGSTLKEAVELAEYVRDMGVNPEQVQDFIPTPGTLSTCMYFTGLDPRTMEPVYIPRSMHEKAMQRALIQYRSPRNHELVEEALRLVHREDLIGYGPKCLIRPKRYLRDDSNEPGNKKVKGPTRRSGMKKKEVSSAESSYKGAPSKEGRFKATRSAEPAYKGAPGKEGRYKDARGAEPAYKGAPSKEGRYKDARGAEPAYKGAPGKEGRYKDTRSAEPAYKSVPSKEAENEGVQEKGRFWRGSDNQIHKGQKKHRGAKNKNNK from the coding sequence ATGCGCATACGAAATTTTTTACCCATGAGTCGGTCGGATATGGAGGCTATTGGTTGGAATGAACTGGATTTCCTCTTGATTACTGGTGATGCCTATGTCGATCATCCAAGCTTTGGAATTGCAATTATTGCACGCATCTTGGAAAAACACGATTTCCGTGTGGGAATTTTGGCCCAGCCCAATTGGAAAGATCTCAAGGATTTTCGAGTGATGGGAAAACCCCGCTTGGCATGTCTGATCACTGGAGGCAATCTTGATTCGATGGTTAATCACTATACCGCAGCTAAAAAAAGACGGCACAAGGACGTGTATTCTCCTGGAGGAAAACCAGATCTTCGTCCAGATCGATCAACCATCGCTTATACAAATCGCGTTCGGGAAGCACTTCCGGGTGTTCCCGTGATTATCGGTGGGATTGAAGCTTCATTGAGACGCTTTGCCCATTACGACTATTGGAGTAATGACGTTCGGCGATCCATACTACTAGATAGTCAAGCTGACTTGCTAGTATTCGGAATGGCGGAAAAGTCGATCGTGGAGGTTGCCCAACGTCTGAATAATGGAGAGCAGATTGGTCAAATAACGGATGTTAGGGGAACTATGGTCCCATTGACGGGAGAGGCTGCGCCTCAAGAGGCTCTCGTTCTTCCAAGCTTCGACGAGGTTGCTTCTGATAAGAAAAAATATGCTGAGGCATTTTGGGTGCAATATAACCAACAGGACCCTTTTCATGGGAAACCAATGGTTCAATCTCATGGGCGCAAAAGCGTGCTCCAAAATCGGCCGTCACTTCCCTTAACTCAACCGGAAATGGACGCCATCTATGCTCTGCCTTTTATGGGAACATATCATCCGTCTTACGAAGAGCTAGGAGGGGTCCCGGCTATTGAAGAGGTTGAATTTAGCCTTACCAGTGTTAGAGGTTGTTACGGCGCATGCTCTTTTTGTGCGTTAACGTTTCATCAAGGGCGCATCATCCAAAGCCGAAGTGCCGAATCGATTATTCGGGAAGCTGAGCAGATGACATGGAATGATCGTTTTAAAGGATATATTCATGATGTGGGAGGCCCCACAGCCAACTTTCGACGCCCTGCATGTCAAAAACAATTGACAAAAGGGGCTTGTTCACACAAACAGTGCCTTTTCCCTGAACCGTGCGACAAACTTGATAATGATCATGAGGAATACTTGGATCTATTACGCCGCCTTCGTGGCTTGCCGAAGGTAAAGAAGGTGTTCGTTCGTTCAGGTATCCGTTATGATGCAGTATTAGCTGATCGAAATTCGAGGTTTATTAAGGAACTTTGTGAGCACCATGTCAGCGGCCAATTGAAAGTCGCTCCTGAACACGTTAGTGATAAAGTCCTCCGCTTGATGGGCAAACCTGGAAAAGCCGTGTACGAAGAATTTGTGCAGCAATTCCAAGATGTAAATCATCAAATAGGAAAAGAGCAATATCTTGTTCCCTATTTGATGTCGTCTCATCCAGGAAGTACCTTGAAAGAGGCTGTCGAATTAGCTGAATATGTCCGTGACATGGGTGTCAATCCGGAGCAAGTCCAGGACTTTATCCCAACCCCGGGAACCCTCTCCACTTGTATGTATTTCACGGGCTTAGACCCTCGTACTATGGAGCCAGTTTATATACCACGAAGCATGCATGAGAAGGCGATGCAGAGAGCTCTAATTCAATATCGATCTCCTAGAAACCATGAGTTAGTGGAAGAAGCCTTACGCTTAGTCCATCGTGAAGATCTAATCGGGTATGGGCCTAAATGTCTGATTAGGCCGAAACGATATTTACGTGACGATTCGAACGAACCGGGCAATAAAAAAGTTAAAGGACCAACAAGGCGATCGGGCATGAAGAAAAAAGAAGTATCTAGTGCAGAGTCCTCGTATAAAGGTGCACCAAGCAAAGAGGGGCGCTTTAAGGCCACAAGGAGTGCAGAGCCCGCGTATAAAGGTGCACCAGGCAAAGAGGGGCGCTATAAAGACGCAAGGGGTGCAGAGCCCGCGTATAAAGGTGCACCAAGCAAAGAGGGGCGCTATAAGGACGCAAGGGGTGCAGAGCCCGCGTATAAAGGTGCACCAGGCAAAGAGGGGCGCTATAAAGATACAAGAAGTGCAGAGCCCGCGTATAAAAGTGTACCAAGCAAAGAAGCAGAAAATGAGGGTGTTCAAGAAAAGGGGCGATTCTGGAGAGGTTCTGACAATCAAATCCACAAGGGCCAAAAAAAACATCGTGGGGCAAAGAACAAAAACAACAAATAA
- the phoU gene encoding phosphate signaling complex protein PhoU yields MRQSLNEGQLALTKLLKDMGNEVERILQGCMQTLISLDRTQAEFWINEDQKVNDFERQMDDECVRLIATQQPVAKDLRKIISAMKISTDLERMADLAIDIAKIVRRIDGPLCKPLVDIPLMAEKALGMMRQGLEAYTNEDMELAQNLALQDDEVDLLYNQVVRDLLVIMTEKPENLDQGMYLAFVGRYLERIADHATNIGENVIYIATADRQDLNK; encoded by the coding sequence ATGCGGCAATCACTGAATGAAGGACAACTTGCTTTGACAAAATTACTTAAAGATATGGGTAATGAGGTTGAAAGAATCTTACAAGGATGTATGCAAACCCTAATATCCCTGGATCGGACTCAAGCAGAGTTTTGGATCAATGAGGATCAAAAGGTCAACGATTTTGAGCGTCAGATGGATGATGAATGTGTGCGCTTGATCGCAACCCAGCAGCCAGTTGCCAAAGACTTGCGGAAGATTATTTCAGCAATGAAAATATCGACAGATCTCGAGCGGATGGCCGATTTGGCTATCGACATTGCGAAGATAGTGCGCAGAATTGATGGACCTCTATGTAAACCACTCGTTGACATTCCTCTTATGGCTGAAAAGGCACTTGGAATGATGAGGCAGGGCCTAGAGGCTTATACTAACGAAGACATGGAACTCGCCCAAAATTTGGCTTTGCAGGATGACGAAGTTGACTTACTGTATAATCAAGTCGTACGTGATCTATTAGTTATTATGACTGAAAAACCGGAAAACTTAGATCAAGGTATGTACTTAGCTTTTGTGGGTCGCTATCTAGAACGGATTGCTGATCATGCAACCAATATTGGAGAAAACGTAATATATATTGCAACGGCTGACAGACAGGACCTTAACAAATAA
- the rimO gene encoding 30S ribosomal protein S12 methylthiotransferase RimO: MTKKVAVVTLGCPKNQVDSEVMSGFLSQDYILTENPEEAEIIVVNTCTFIQSAKEESIETIFEMAGFKESGSCKTLIATGCLAQRYGAELIQDIPELDGVLGTGSIDEITKIVQATNETRMSLIKEGAPDFLHTDSMPRKRSTPDYLAYVKVAEGCDNYCTYCVIPYVRGHFRSRPEESIIREVQDMAAQGVKEIMVMAQDTTRYGFDLYGELRLPQLIRQLARIEGIEWIRLMYCYPERFTDELIETMRQEPKVCKYIDLPLQHADNKILKDMNRRGTIEQAETLIEKLRCAMPDITLRTTMITGFPGESEQEFQSMVDLIRRVQFDRLGVFPYSQEENTPAGQREDQVLPEVREQRRELVMQIQQDISYARQQRWLDRVVTVLLEQKLPDGRWMGRTEGDAPEIDGQVYITDTQTSLHVGDMIKVRILEADSYDLIGEVVS; encoded by the coding sequence TTGACGAAAAAAGTTGCGGTTGTCACTTTGGGGTGTCCTAAAAATCAAGTGGACAGCGAAGTAATGTCGGGATTTCTATCCCAAGATTACATACTAACTGAAAACCCTGAAGAGGCTGAAATTATTGTTGTTAATACTTGTACATTCATTCAATCGGCAAAAGAAGAATCGATTGAGACAATTTTTGAAATGGCAGGGTTCAAGGAATCAGGAAGTTGTAAGACACTGATTGCGACAGGGTGCTTGGCGCAACGGTACGGGGCTGAATTAATACAAGACATACCTGAATTGGATGGTGTGCTTGGAACTGGGAGTATTGATGAAATTACTAAAATAGTTCAAGCGACTAATGAAACTCGTATGTCTCTTATCAAAGAAGGTGCACCGGATTTTCTTCATACTGATAGCATGCCACGTAAACGTTCCACGCCCGATTATCTAGCCTATGTAAAGGTTGCGGAGGGCTGTGATAATTACTGTACTTATTGTGTCATTCCATATGTGCGAGGGCATTTTCGGAGTCGCCCTGAAGAGTCCATTATTCGGGAAGTCCAGGACATGGCCGCTCAAGGGGTTAAGGAAATTATGGTTATGGCTCAGGACACTACGCGTTATGGTTTTGACCTATATGGAGAACTCCGTCTTCCTCAATTGATTCGACAACTCGCTCGAATTGAGGGGATTGAATGGATCCGGTTGATGTATTGTTATCCTGAGCGTTTTACGGATGAACTAATCGAAACCATGCGTCAGGAACCCAAAGTTTGTAAGTATATAGATTTACCTTTGCAACATGCGGATAATAAAATTCTTAAAGATATGAATCGACGTGGTACAATTGAGCAAGCTGAAACGCTTATTGAAAAACTACGCTGTGCTATGCCTGACATCACACTTAGGACCACCATGATCACAGGATTCCCGGGAGAATCGGAGCAGGAATTTCAGAGTATGGTCGACTTAATTCGACGTGTTCAATTTGATCGACTTGGGGTGTTTCCTTATTCACAGGAGGAGAATACACCCGCTGGGCAAAGAGAGGATCAGGTTTTGCCAGAAGTTCGTGAGCAACGACGAGAACTGGTTATGCAGATCCAACAAGATATTTCCTATGCAAGGCAGCAACGTTGGCTTGATCGAGTTGTTACAGTTTTACTTGAACAGAAATTACCGGACGGACGGTGGATGGGTCGGACAGAAGGGGATGCTCCCGAAATCGACGGACAGGTCTATATCACAGATACTCAGACCTCACTTCATGTGGGTGACATGATTAAAGTTCGCATCCTTGAGGCGGATAGCTACGATTTAATAGGAGAGGTTGTCTCGTGA
- the pgsA gene encoding CDP-diacylglycerol--glycerol-3-phosphate 3-phosphatidyltransferase: MNLPNRLTLARIILIPVFMAFLLLQVPKGHTLFPHQDLVAAVIFILASATDGLDGYIARKRHQVTNLGKFMDPLADKLLVSAALISLVELREVTAWVAWIILAREFAVTGLRAIAAVDRVVISASKLGKIKTITQVVAISAILLHDWPLSMIGIKIGQPLLYIALIFTVISGLDYLLKARKLLHK; encoded by the coding sequence GTGAATTTACCCAATCGTCTAACTTTAGCGCGAATCATTTTGATCCCTGTGTTCATGGCATTTCTTCTTTTACAAGTTCCCAAAGGTCACACTTTGTTCCCTCATCAAGATTTAGTAGCTGCCGTGATTTTTATTTTGGCCTCAGCTACAGATGGTTTAGATGGTTATATTGCTCGTAAACGTCACCAAGTTACGAACTTGGGCAAATTCATGGACCCGCTCGCGGATAAACTCTTGGTTTCCGCTGCATTAATCTCCTTAGTAGAACTTAGAGAGGTGACTGCCTGGGTTGCCTGGATCATCTTGGCAAGAGAGTTCGCGGTGACAGGACTTCGAGCAATTGCAGCTGTGGATAGAGTTGTCATCAGTGCCAGTAAACTTGGAAAAATTAAAACGATAACCCAAGTTGTAGCGATTTCTGCAATATTGCTACATGACTGGCCGCTTTCAATGATTGGCATAAAAATTGGCCAACCTCTATTATACATTGCTTTGATCTTCACTGTTATTTCGGGTCTCGATTATTTACTCAAAGCTCGTAAATTATTGCATAAATAG
- a CDS encoding AAA family ATPase produces MKLDILIGFGLGIFAFLLVMGYNVMPIGILLVSAYFVWTFVISRQVLKNGNGVAIATTMINFEDIGGQSVAKKELQEALDFLLYSDRMKTLGIRPLKGILLSGPTGTGKTLLAKAAAKYTNSAFLSVSGSEFVEMYAGVGAERVRSLFRRAREMVRKEKKKSAIIFIDEMDILGAKRGSNVSHHEYDQTLNQLLIEMDGLKAEQGAHILVMAATNRPEALDAALLRPGRFDRQVKVDLPDKEGRVAILKIHTKNKPLAQGVNLEEIAHETFGFSGAHLESVTNEAAIFALREEANEITNRHLHEAVEKVMLGEKLDRKPTADELRRVAIHESGHAMLAETVRPNSVSQVSIRSRGNALGYVRHYPKDDLYLYTQAMLEEQIMVALAGALAEEQILGTKSTGAMGDYEQALNLVEKMLVAGMSPLGVTDVSLLNAEQRQPVTRDILIDLEERTRQIIKKNKEKLMRITKILESEETLSGETLRTHLQNIA; encoded by the coding sequence ATGAAATTGGATATCTTAATTGGCTTTGGATTAGGTATCTTCGCCTTTCTACTAGTCATGGGGTATAATGTCATGCCTATCGGAATACTGCTAGTGAGCGCTTATTTTGTTTGGACCTTTGTCATTTCACGCCAGGTATTAAAAAATGGCAATGGAGTGGCTATAGCCACCACCATGATCAATTTTGAGGATATTGGGGGACAGAGTGTCGCTAAAAAGGAATTACAGGAAGCTTTAGATTTTCTACTCTACTCTGATCGGATGAAGACCTTGGGGATTCGACCGTTAAAAGGCATATTGTTGTCCGGGCCAACAGGTACGGGAAAAACATTGTTAGCCAAGGCAGCTGCAAAATACACCAATTCAGCTTTCCTGTCAGTATCAGGAAGTGAATTCGTAGAAATGTATGCTGGCGTGGGGGCAGAACGAGTTCGGAGTTTATTTCGGAGAGCACGTGAAATGGTACGGAAGGAAAAGAAAAAAAGTGCCATTATCTTTATTGACGAAATGGATATCTTAGGAGCGAAGCGCGGAAGTAATGTTTCTCATCATGAGTATGACCAAACCCTTAATCAACTTTTGATTGAAATGGACGGGTTGAAGGCTGAGCAAGGGGCTCACATTTTAGTGATGGCGGCAACGAATCGTCCAGAAGCCTTGGATGCAGCGTTACTTAGACCAGGGCGTTTTGATCGACAGGTCAAAGTGGATTTACCGGATAAGGAAGGTCGGGTTGCTATTCTGAAAATCCATACTAAAAATAAACCTTTAGCTCAGGGGGTTAATCTAGAAGAAATTGCCCACGAAACATTTGGTTTCTCGGGAGCACATTTGGAGAGTGTAACTAACGAAGCGGCAATTTTTGCCTTGCGTGAAGAGGCTAATGAAATTACAAATCGCCATTTGCATGAAGCAGTTGAGAAAGTGATGTTGGGAGAAAAACTTGATCGAAAGCCAACAGCTGATGAATTACGACGTGTAGCGATCCACGAGAGCGGACATGCCATGCTAGCAGAAACGGTCAGACCTAACTCGGTTTCACAGGTTTCTATTCGTTCAAGAGGAAACGCCTTGGGATATGTTCGTCATTACCCGAAAGACGATCTATATCTTTATACGCAAGCGATGCTGGAAGAGCAGATTATGGTGGCTTTAGCGGGGGCTCTTGCAGAGGAGCAGATTCTTGGCACAAAAAGTACAGGTGCTATGGGTGATTACGAACAAGCGCTTAACCTCGTTGAGAAGATGCTGGTTGCAGGTATGTCTCCTTTAGGGGTTACAGATGTTTCCCTCTTGAATGCCGAACAGCGCCAACCGGTGACGAGAGATATCCTAATTGACCTTGAAGAACGAACAAGGCAAATAATTAAGAAGAATAAGGAAAAATTAATGAGAATTACTAAGATTCTAGAGTCAGAGGAAACTTTGAGTGGTGAGACTTTGCGAACACACTTACAAAATATAGCTTAA
- a CDS encoding competence/damage-inducible protein A, translating to MKAEIVATGTELLLGETLNTSAHYLTGKLSSLGIEVDYHTTVGDNSGRLEQVLRQAIGRSDLLVTTGGLGPTADDLTKELVAKVLDLKMELDEFSLEQVKQFFGRRRAPMPSGNEKQAYFPKDSKILPNPIGTAPGAIIEKNGKTVIILPGPPFEMRPMFDNYAWSELQQIIGPQAIRMNERVLKVFGIGESAIEEVLGELMSLQNVTMALLAKRAEMHIRLVARSSEETSGEAKETLNWAEEEIRRRLGDKVFGRDQETMVGIVGENLKKKHWSISTAESCSGGLLGAALTQEPGSSEFYLGGVVSYSNSLKQGLIGVSHQSLESFGAVSEEVAKEMAEGIRSKAGTDLAISTTGIAGPGGGTDEKPVGLVYIGLASPEGIHAKKFQFYGERESVRQLTVQAALNEVRLHMLKNERRLQLGDG from the coding sequence ATGAAGGCTGAAATTGTGGCAACTGGGACCGAGTTATTACTTGGAGAGACCCTGAATACGAGTGCTCATTACTTGACAGGAAAATTGTCTTCTCTTGGTATTGAAGTAGATTATCATACGACAGTCGGTGATAATTCTGGGCGCTTAGAGCAGGTTTTAAGGCAGGCAATCGGGCGTTCAGACCTCCTCGTTACAACAGGAGGGTTAGGTCCGACCGCGGATGATTTAACGAAGGAACTTGTTGCTAAAGTCTTGGATTTAAAGATGGAGTTAGACGAATTTAGCTTAGAACAAGTTAAACAGTTCTTTGGCCGTCGGAGAGCTCCCATGCCTTCGGGTAATGAAAAACAAGCCTATTTTCCTAAAGACTCAAAAATCTTGCCTAATCCCATTGGTACAGCGCCTGGTGCTATCATCGAAAAAAACGGTAAGACCGTTATTATATTGCCGGGTCCTCCATTCGAAATGAGGCCCATGTTCGATAATTATGCATGGTCAGAGTTGCAACAGATTATTGGACCGCAAGCCATAAGGATGAACGAACGTGTCCTTAAAGTATTTGGCATAGGTGAATCGGCAATTGAAGAGGTACTTGGTGAACTGATGAGCCTGCAGAATGTTACGATGGCCTTACTGGCTAAACGAGCTGAGATGCACATTCGCTTAGTGGCGAGAAGTTCAGAAGAAACGTCTGGGGAAGCTAAAGAAACTTTAAATTGGGCTGAAGAAGAGATTCGCCGTCGTTTAGGAGACAAAGTTTTTGGCCGTGATCAGGAAACCATGGTCGGCATAGTAGGGGAAAATCTAAAAAAGAAGCATTGGAGCATATCAACGGCTGAATCGTGTTCAGGTGGCTTGTTGGGCGCTGCCCTCACCCAGGAGCCAGGAAGTTCTGAATTCTATCTGGGTGGAGTAGTTAGTTATTCTAATTCCTTAAAACAAGGGCTTATTGGGGTGAGTCATCAAAGTCTTGAGTCGTTCGGCGCAGTGAGTGAAGAGGTGGCGAAGGAGATGGCCGAAGGAATCCGTTCAAAGGCAGGCACTGACCTGGCTATCTCAACGACAGGAATAGCAGGACCAGGTGGCGGTACTGATGAAAAACCAGTGGGGCTTGTTTATATTGGATTAGCTTCGCCTGAAGGGATTCATGCGAAAAAATTTCAGTTTTATGGAGAACGGGAGTCTGTTCGCCAGTTGACCGTTCAAGCGGCTTTAAATGAGGTAAGGCTGCACATGTTAAAGAACGAAAGGAGACTACAATTAGGTGATGGTTGA
- a CDS encoding DEAD/DEAH box helicase: MMVERLQLFGDIQLSKQVLQALSEMGFEEPSPIQKAAIPIALEDVDIIGQAQTGTGKTAAFGIPVTEKVNSKFQAVQALIVTPTRELAIQVAEEIAKIGKYKHVKPLPIYGGQPIDRQIRALRMGYQVVVGTPGRLLDHLNRGTLRLQHVKMVVLDEADEMLDMGFIEDIESLLREVPTEGRQVMLFSATMPPGIRKLAQTYMNSPRSVSVSRDELTVPLIDQVFYETRESVKVDALGRIIDMEDIGQGIVFCRTKRGVDELVVALEARGYFADALHGDLSQQQRDRVMKRFRDGKSELLVATDVAARGLDINNVTHVINFDIPQDPVSYVHRIGRTGRVGRKGQAITLISPKEYRQLRLIENLTKTRIRRQELPSLSDISERQAENLKNQLIRLIQGDRLGSYRAIVGELFDEYDSIDVAAAALKFAVEGASVEERIEGKAQDDYHFENTGAAAGMVRFFMNIGRVQQIRPQDIIRWIADESGISGNIIGMINIYDKFTFVEIPEEYASRVLSCMHQNMIKGRRVSVEPAKAREND, translated from the coding sequence GTGATGGTTGAACGTTTACAATTGTTTGGTGATATTCAGTTGAGCAAACAGGTTTTACAAGCTTTGTCAGAGATGGGCTTTGAAGAACCTTCTCCAATTCAAAAAGCCGCAATCCCGATTGCTCTTGAAGACGTTGATATAATTGGTCAGGCCCAGACCGGAACAGGTAAAACCGCAGCTTTTGGTATCCCGGTCACTGAGAAGGTAAATTCTAAATTCCAAGCCGTACAAGCGCTTATAGTCACTCCAACTCGTGAATTGGCGATCCAGGTCGCTGAGGAAATTGCGAAAATTGGAAAATATAAGCATGTAAAACCGTTGCCAATTTACGGTGGCCAGCCCATTGATCGTCAGATTCGCGCTTTGCGAATGGGTTATCAGGTGGTCGTTGGAACTCCTGGCCGGTTGTTAGACCATTTGAACCGGGGTACGCTTCGCCTGCAACATGTAAAAATGGTGGTTCTTGACGAAGCGGACGAAATGTTAGATATGGGTTTTATAGAAGACATTGAGAGTCTTCTAAGAGAAGTTCCTACCGAAGGTCGACAAGTTATGCTTTTCTCGGCAACAATGCCGCCGGGAATTCGCAAATTAGCTCAGACCTATATGAATTCTCCTCGTTCTGTATCAGTTAGTCGAGATGAATTAACTGTTCCGTTGATTGACCAGGTCTTTTATGAGACTAGGGAGAGTGTTAAAGTCGATGCTTTAGGCCGAATTATCGATATGGAGGATATTGGGCAGGGAATTGTTTTTTGTCGCACAAAACGTGGGGTTGATGAGCTTGTAGTGGCTCTTGAAGCCCGGGGATATTTTGCGGATGCTTTGCATGGGGATTTAAGCCAGCAACAGCGGGATCGAGTCATGAAACGGTTTAGAGATGGAAAGTCCGAATTACTGGTGGCAACAGACGTAGCAGCAAGAGGCTTGGATATTAATAATGTGACCCATGTCATCAACTTTGATATTCCTCAGGATCCGGTATCTTATGTGCATCGAATTGGAAGAACCGGACGTGTCGGACGTAAAGGGCAGGCAATTACCTTGATTTCGCCTAAGGAATATCGCCAACTCCGGCTGATTGAAAATCTTACGAAGACGCGAATCCGTCGGCAGGAACTTCCTTCGTTATCTGATATAAGTGAGCGTCAGGCAGAAAATCTTAAGAATCAGCTCATAAGACTGATCCAGGGTGATCGACTGGGGAGTTATCGTGCGATCGTTGGGGAATTGTTCGACGAATATGATTCAATTGATGTGGCAGCCGCTGCCCTAAAATTTGCGGTCGAGGGAGCGAGCGTAGAAGAACGCATCGAAGGCAAAGCTCAAGATGACTATCATTTTGAAAACACTGGAGCAGCTGCGGGTATGGTGCGCTTTTTCATGAACATCGGTAGGGTACAACAAATTCGCCCTCAAGATATTATTCGTTGGATTGCCGATGAAAGTGGAATTTCGGGGAACATTATAGGAATGATTAATATTTATGACAAATTTACTTTTGTAGAAATTCCTGAGGAATATGCCTCTAGGGTTTTGAGCTGCATGCATCAAAATATGATCAAAGGGCGTAGGGTGAGTGTTGAACCTGCCAAAGCTCGTGAGAATGATTAG